The proteins below come from a single Excalfactoria chinensis isolate bCotChi1 chromosome 7, bCotChi1.hap2, whole genome shotgun sequence genomic window:
- the RIF1 gene encoding telomere-associated protein RIF1 isoform X2, translated as MSGSVSGTAALRPLLETLQDPAAPVGDLTDAHLSLVNRLSGGEGKEFVAGVRKHFPRLCKIFKAHICSENSELSNAALQALGFCVFNSKITSELSASEVEDLLSTLNSIAMKTSDKNTRTRALWVISKQTFPSEIIKKEVSSLISTLETILTKGDVQSMVVEYEALNVVIRLMEQAPAQMGEEAVRWAKLIIPLVVHSAHKVQLRGATALEIGMPLLLQKQQEVAAVTEHLMTTKLIAELQKLFSTKNETYVLKLWPLFVKLLGKTLHRSGSFINSLLQLEELGFRSGSPVVKKIAFIAWKSLIDNFALNPDILCSAKRLKLLMQPLSSIHVRTEALALTKLEVWWYLLMRLGPQLPANFEQVCIPLIQSTLSVDSSAALQGTPTRVPSTPNLANPPQKPGPYPFASPATPRMNLNSSTAGLVAIPSIQLLGIEMLLHFLMGPEVLDFAKRNKLVLSLEPLQHPLISSPSFFCKHASTFINAVQDGFIAIGKEVPEPMLNNIWKDINGHVKAAIESGNKKEKQGSEVLTMLLQALKNIVRSNSLPVQKILSLIDITVKELPPKVLGSPAYQIADMDLLNGTPALFLVQLPFHNNLLEWCVTDERFFIILETLMRYVLSGPTSPLAFSESVLCVINQNAKQVENKEHLWRMWSIVVHPLTDWINRTNEVNQGDALEHNFNAVYNALLLPVSHIFPVEEFPQPTMKSLLRAWSDLYRAFARCAALVATAEENLCCEELCAKIISGLEGETPVMSTMLDGLTHVVAVMVDCINFAPYGIKYQPKKRSPQTPTDWSKKKREPLGKLSSLFKLLVMLLDSFHAQSSEESCPEPLVSVGHSVLAVLHNIISHVSLPSVIGTMFAVLSKPLAVFYEKSKLADVPKAYSNLNSKLEKLLAEIILCLQSHCTGCYDSELLEQLSPLLCVIFQHKSKQIRKQCANFWNTTFAKAASLTYPEELKSVLMQAKQKVPLLLPGFESIEIADEQSGPFSEEAENSQWDAKLSGMEVNLGQKRDSILAQTSELKNEVKDKSDNVQVTSAKLKLEFSASKPKSDVLLEEEKSVDFVFIPPEPKARILTEHQKEVLRSKRIGIPAMYNSLDSSQDTTLFSQYTQSQEDSLEKSSLIEKAKEDIKNNPQGENEKSESCIADSDGITGECKQDKTLEDAEEKPADDLEKSSVVNSEGESQRDDGTGITEEESSVGEGLEKSDTEMASKESLAGNENTSAISSSSTSSDVISGTPQPASRRQSFITLEKFDTSESRPFSPSALSSVSEMSRSAPTPDKQGNVKMCKTGHKPGKSGEENKKSSQAEQMSAAKRRLTRRQSKMEQQGNQQSKLSAHSEEEKSARESFGSKSVENNPDSSCSVEDTERILTAQPQPVSSAEPDIKKAEGVVAEIEKVRAFEMDSKENTPPKMAVPSEQGTGDGSQGPHASLSQKILRRSSRRRSESAEMATGSQDKEDGYQKKDKRKEDERALQKKVPQTKEDASQKQKAVCGKASEYAIKKESGLHESGAAEEMGSKEPPAPKGAGEEANRSARKSEDALKSDTEGQDCSSGTVGEKKRERPRYHTRRSSQGLLSSIENAEADGSETKKESSKKKSGKAKHKNDSLEGKWRDVQPESQSQEVSSQVDESKNLLGMNESELSSEVSTDMALVSAPPDVKNQMLLAGAGEAEGSASSKTSPNTQNESVEESKAGMLAESVSDPHVSDGVLKEEENKCVEKQSSVEQHLDVQPENVQGANASGSDLSSLQMQDCQHKRSKRVRKAKSCDCCSKRVKQQTSLGESQNEEPRELTEPQTTPVQTAVSTAEVSGSSNLEESLSIVPCAMSTPLPSAKESSLFSVEREGTCEDNLQGNSGVVEEEAENPAHAAGELSDLGVEIKVKEVDESDGAEQCVSVSECAAGEPGDSCVAGGDQSEEKAAVEKEEKSWHGEMEEIPEVMADGCKPETEQMEELEGNQDSKEEAENALEDVCVTPDNEMREEVLEAEIKVPENEAVGNEDGVENKSADSPQKPEGLDSFSSVNESPSGVQARCTWSPSASPSTSILKRGVKRHQEDDSLSPANKIRRVSFANPIYQEGLADDIDRRSPVIRSHSSPSSRSLKILSNIQTKMTEMVKESLPPPTECVYPALVGCKAPVDVILPQITSNICSRGLGQLIRAKNIKTVGDLSTLTASEIKTLPIRSPKVSNVKKALRGYHEQQVKSRGCEEIGALEDVEKAANSTEEKSPVDEEKLAPDLGEPIALNSSSSSSSSSSPPPADLLSQLDVLAAQLTSEDLSSYPGSRLFEMQEKLASMTDCIMKTLRARWRSPPHDSAE; from the exons GCTCACATTTGTAGTGAAAATTCAGAACTGAGTAATGCAGCGTTACAGGCCCTGGggttctgtgtttttaattcaaAGATCACCTCGGAATTATCTG CATCTGAGGTAGAAGATTTGCTTTCCACGTTGAACAGCATCGCCATGAAGACTTCAGACAAAAACACTCGCACTCGAGCACTTTGGGTGATCTCTAAGCAGACGTTTCCTTCAGAAATTATCAAAAAGGAG GTGTCCAGTCTTATTTCTACACTGGAAACCATACTCACTAAAGGAGATGTACAGTCTATGGTCGTGGAGTATGAAGCACTGAATGTTGTTATACG CTTAATGGAGCAAGCTCCAGCCCagatgggagaagaggctgtgAGGTGGGCAAAGCTGATCATCCCTCTGGTCGTCCATTCAGCTCACAAAGTGCAGTTACGAGGTGCCACTGCTCTGGAGATAGGCATGCCACTGCTGCTCCAGAAACAGCAGGAGGTGGCAGCTGTAACTGAGCACCTGATGACCACG AAATTGATTGCAGAActtcagaaattgttttctaCAAAAAACGAGACGTATGTCTTAAAGCTGTGGCCGCTGTTTGTCAAGTTACTCGGGAAG ACTCTGCATCGTAGCGGCAGCTTCATCAATTctttgctgcagctggaagaacTCGGATTCCGTAGCGGCTCACCGGTGGTCAAGAAAATAGCTTTCATTGCATGGAAGAGTCTCATAGATAACTTTGCTCTAAACCCAG ATATTTTGTGCAGTGCTAAAAGGCTGAAATTGCTGATGCAGCCCCTCAGCTCAATCCACGTGAGGACAGAGGCTTTGGCACTGACAAAGCTGGAGGTCTGGTGGTATCTGCTCATGAGGTTGGGACCTCAGCTGCCTGCTAACTTCGAACAG GTCTGCATACCATTAATCCAGAGCACTCTAAGTGTGGATTCTTCTGCTGCACTACAAGGAACTCCCACGCGTGTGCCATCCACTCCCAATTTAGCAAACCCTCCACAGAAACCAG GTCCTTATCCGTTTGCAAGTCCAGCCACACCAAGGATGAACTTGAATTCCAGTACTGCAGGACTGGTGGCAATTCCTTCCATTCAGCTTCTGGGAATTGAAATGCTGCTTCACTTCTTGATGGGACCAGAAGTTTTGGATTTTGCAAAGCGAAACAAACTTGTGCTTAGTTTAG AGCCTCTCCAGCACCCCCTGATCAGCAGCCCGTCCTTTTTCTGTAAGCACGCCAGCACGTTTATAAATGCAGTTCAGGATGGATTTATTGCAATTGGAAAAGAAGTTCCTG AACCTATGCTGAATAATATCTGGAAGGACATAAATGGACATGTGAAAGCAGCTATTGAGTCAG gcaataagaaagaaaagcaaggatcCGAAGTACTGACTATGTTGCTCCAGGCCTTAAAAAACATCGTTAGATCAAATTCTCTTCCTGTGCAGAAAATACTG TCCCTCATTGATATTACTGTGAAGGAATTACCTCCGAAAGTATTGGGATCTCCAGCTTATCAGATTGCTGATATGGATCTTTTAAAT GGAACACCAGCTTTGTTCTTAGTTCAGCTGCCTTTCCATAACAACCTCTTGGAGTGGTGTGTGACAGATGAGAG ATTCTTCATCATTCTGGAAACTCTCATGCGTTATGTTTTATCTGGGCCTACGTCTCCACTGGCTTTCAGCGaatctgtgctgtgtgttaTAAATCAGAACGCCAAGCAGGTGGAAAACAAGGAGCATCTTTGGAGGATGTGGAGTATTGTTGTTCACCCGCTGACTGACTGGATTAACCGG ACTAATGAAGTAAACCAAGGTGATGCGCTGGAGCACAACTTCAATGCTGTTTATAATGCTCTATTGCTACCAGTGTCCCATATCTTCCCTGTTGAGGAATTTCCACAG CCAACTATGAAATCCTTGCTGCGTGCTTGGTCAGACCTGTACAGAGCATTTGCTCGCTGTGCTGCTTTGGTtgcaacagcagaagaaaacctgTGCTGTGAAGAACTGTGTGCCAAAATAATATCTGGGCTAGAAGGTGAAACTCCAGTA ATGTCTACAATGCTGGATGGTCTCACCCACGTTGTGGCAGTTATGGTGGACTGCATCAACTTTGCACCCTATGGCATTAAATATCAGCCAAAAAAAAGAT CTCCACAGACACCTACTGACTGGTCTAAGAAGAAAAGGGAGCCCCTTGGGAAGCTCTCCTCCCTGTTCAAGCTCCTGGTGATGTTACTGGACTCCTTCCATGCTCAAAGTTCTGAAGAAAGCTGCCCAGAACCATTGGTCTCTGTTGGCCATTCGGTTCTTGCTGTTCTTCACAACATCATCAGCCACGTTTCGTTGCCATCAGTGATTGGGACCATGTTTGCAGTCTTGTCCAAACCACTGGCAGTGTTTTATGAAAAATCCAA GCTTGCTGATGTACCCAAAGCATACAGTAACCTGAACAGCAAG cTTGAAAAACTCCTGGCTGAGATTATCCTGTGCTTACAGTCCCACTGCACGGGCTGCTATGATagtgagctgctggagcagctttCTCCATTGCTCTGTGTGATATTTCAGCATAAGAGCAAACAGATACGCAAGCAGTGTGCCAACTTCTGGAACACGACGTTTGCTAAAGCTGCATCCTTGACCTACCCTGAAGAATTAAA ATCTGTGTTAATGCAAGCCAAACAGAAAGTGCCGCTCTTGCTGCCTGGTTTTGAAAGCATTGAGATAGCTGACGAACAGAGCGGCCCATTCTCTGAAGAG GCAGAAAACTCCCAATGGGATGCAAAGCTGAGTGGGATGGAAGTGAACTTGGGTCAGAAACGAGATTCTATATTGGCCCAGACAAGTGAactaaaaaatgaagtaaaagacAAGTCTGATAATGTGCAAGTCACATCTGCCAAG TTGAAACTGGAGTTTTCGGCTTCAAAGCCTAAAAGCGACGTGCTTCTGGAAGAGGAGAAATCTGTTGATTTTGTGTTCATTCCCCCAGAACCAAAAGCAAGAATATTGACAGAACATCAGAAAGAAGTGCTTCGGTCAAAGAG aattgGTATTCCCGCTATGTACAACAGTTTAGACTCATCACAAGATACTACCTTATTTTCCCAGTATACTCAGAGCCAGGAAGATTCTTT gGAAAAGTCATCTTtaatagaaaaagcaaaagaagatattaaaaacaatCCTCAG ggagaaaatgaaaagagcgAAAGCTGTATTGCTGATTCAGATGGAATCACGGGGGAATGCAAACAGGATAAAACtctggaggatgcggaagagAAGCCTGCCGATGACCTAGAGAAGAGCTCAGTTGTAAACAGTGAAGGAGAGTCGCAAAGGGATGATGGAACTGGAATCACTGAAGAGGAGTCATCGGTTGGAGAGGGATTAGAAAAAAGTGATACAGAAATGGCTTCGAAGGAGTCCTTAGCAGGGAATGAAAACACTTCAGCTATCAGTAGCAGTTCTACTTCAAGCGATGTGATCTCTGGAACACCACAGCCTGCCAGCCGACGGCAATCTTTTATTACATTGGAGAAGTTTGACACTTCAGAGAGCCGGCCCTTCAGCCCCTCAGCATTAAGCAGTGTATCAGAGATGTCTCGAAGTGCTCCTACGCCAGATAAACAGGGAAATGTAAAGATGTGCAAGACTGGTCATAAGCCAGGGAAGTCTGGGGAAGAGAATAAAAAGTCTTCACAAGCTGAACAGATGTCTGCTGCAAAACGAAGGCTGACACGCAGGCAGAGTAAAATGGAACAGCAGGGAAATCAGCAGTCCAAGTTGTCAGCTCactcagaagaagaaaaaagtgcaCGAGAGTCTTTTGGTTCCAAGAGTGTAGAAAATAATCCTGACTCATCTTGCTCGGTGGAAGACACGGAGCGTATTCtcactgctcagccccagcctgtcagctctgcagaaccAGACATCAAAAAAGCTGAGGGTGTAGtagcagaaatagaaaaggTCCGGGCGTTTGAGATGGATTCTAAAGAAAATACACCCCCGAAGATGGCtgtgccctctgagcagggaacAGGTGATGGCAGTCAGGGCCCACATGCGTCTCTTAGCCAGAAAATACTGAGACGTTCTTCGAGACGGCGGTCAGAAAGTGCAGAAATGGCAACAGGTAGCCAGGATAAGGAAGATGGCTACCAAAAAAAAGACAAACgtaaagaagatgaaagagCTCTGCAAAAGAAGGTGCCCCAGACTAAAGAGGATGCATcccagaagcagaaagcagtttgTGGGAAAGCTTCGGaatatgcaattaaaaaagaaagcggCCTGCATGagagtggtgctgcagaggAGATGGGCTCAAAGGAGCCTCCTGCTCCAAAGGGAGCTGGTGAGGAAGCGAACAGAAGTGCTAGGAAGTCGGAAGATGCGTTGAAGAGCGACACGGAAGGTCAGGACTGTAGCTCAGGTACAGTAggtgagaagaaaagggaaCGGCCACGATACCACACCAGGAGGAGCTCACAAGGATTGCTTTCCAGCATAGAAAACGCAGAGGCTGATGGCTCTGAGACCAAGAAGGAAAGTTCAAAGAAAAaatctggaaaagcaaaacataaaaatgattcTCTTGAAGGTAAATGGAGGGACGTGCAGCCAGAAAGCCAAAGCCAGGAGGTGTCTTCTCAAGTAGATGAAAGTAAGAATCTGTTGGGGATGAATGAAAGTGAACTAAGCAGTGAAGTCAGCACAGACATGGCGCTGGTGTCTGCACCACCTGATGTGAAAAATCAAATGCTGCTTGCAGGTGCTGGTGAAGCTGAGGGGTCTGCAAGCTCAAAGACTTCACCCAACACACAGAATGAGAGCgtggaagaaagcaaagctggtATGTTGGCAGAATCTGTCAGTGACCCGCATGTGTCTGATGGAGTtttgaaagaagaggaaaataaatgtgttgaaAAGCAAAGTTCTGTGGAACAGCATTTGGATGTTCAGCCTGAGAACGTGCAAGGAGCAAACGCTTCAGGGAGTGACCTTTCCTCTTTGCAAATGCAGGACTGCCAGCACAAGAGAAGCAAAAGGGTGAGGAAAGCAAAGAGTTGTGACTGCTGCTCGAAAAGGGTGAAGCAGCAAACATCACTCGGAGAGTCACAAAATGAGGAGCCTCGTGAGCTGACTGAGCCTCAGACCACACCAGTTCAGACAGCTGTCAGTACAGCAGAGGTGTCCGGCAGCTCAAATCTGGAGGAGAGCTTGTCCATCGTGCCTTGTGCCATGAGCACACCGCTGCCTTCTGCTAAGGAATCCAGTCTGTTCAGCGTGGAAAGGGAAGGAACGTGTGAAGATAACCTGCAGGGAAATTCCGGTGTTGTGGAGGAAGAGGCAGAGAATCCAGCACATGCAGCAGGTGAACTTAGCGATCTTGGAgtggaaataaaagtgaaagaagTTGATGAGAGCGACGGAGCTGAgcagtgtgtgtctgtgtctgAGTGTGCTGCAGGGGAGCCCGGTGACAGCTGCGTGGCTGGAGGGGATCAGAGTGAAGAAAAGGCAGctgtagaaaaggaagaaaaaagctggCATGGGGAAATGGAGGAGATCCCTGAGGTGATGGCTGATGGTTGCAAACCTGAGACAGAGCAGATGGAGGAACTAGAAGGCAATCAGGACAGCAAGGAGGAAGCTGAGAACGCTCTGGAAGATGTTTGCGTTACTCCAGATAATGAGATGAGGGAGGAAGTGCTGGAAGCTGAAATTAAGGTGCCTGAGAACGAGGCTGTAGGCAACGAAGATGGAGTAGAAAATAAGAGTGCGGATTCACCTCAGAAGCCAGAAGGTCTGGATTCTTTCAGTTCGGTTAACGAGAGCCCCAGCGGTGTGCAGGCGCGCTGCACGTGgtctccttcagcttctccatCCACCAGCATTTTGAAGAGAGGTGTAAAAAGGCACCAAGAGGACGATTCCTTGTCGCCTGCTAATAAG ATCCGACGGGTCTCTTTTGCAAACCCCATTTATCAAGAAGGACTGGCTGATGACATAGACAGGAGAAGTCCTGTCATTAGATCCCATTCTTCACCGTCTTCACGAAGTCTTAAAATCTTATCTAATATTCAGACCAAG ATGACAGAAATGGTGAAGGAGTCGCTGCCCCCCCCTACGGAATGCGTGTATCCCGCCTTAGTTGGCTGTAAGGCACCCGTTGATGTGATTTTACCTCAGATCACATCAAATATATG ttccAGAGGTCTGGGGCAGCTCATTCGAGCGAAGAACATAAAGACGGTGGGAGATCTCAGtacactgacagcatcagaaatcAAAACTCTTCCCATCCGTTCTCCTAAGGTTTCCAATGTTAAAAAAGCTCTCAGGGGATATCACGAGCAACAG GTAAAATCTCGGGGGTGTGAAGAAATCGGAGCGCTCGAAGATGTGGAGAAAGCAGCGAacagcacagaggagaaatCTCCCGTGGATGAGGAAAAACTTGCACCAG ATCTGGGTGAGCCCATTgccctgaacagcagcagcagcagcagcagcagcagcagcccgcCCCCTGCAGATCTGCTGAGCCAGCTGGATGTGCTCGCAGCTCAGCTCACCTCCGAAGATCTCAGCAGCTACCCCGGCAGCCGCCTCTTTGAGATGCAGGAGAAGCTGGCCAGCATGACAGACTGCATCATGAAAACGCTGCGTGCCCGATGGAGGTCACCACCCCACGACAGCGCCGAGTAG